In the genome of Drosophila yakuba strain Tai18E2 chromosome 3R, Prin_Dyak_Tai18E2_2.1, whole genome shotgun sequence, one region contains:
- the LOC120321831 gene encoding zinc finger protein GIS2-like, whose protein sequence is MRQKLQNCVWIKGEEFSKYYNEKWQLADNLALAEDEFLEYVIDGIHDVNLRNLAKSRSFKTGLELLKAFRNVELGYVPKPKLPEDCRAGYYQKPRGNAECYNCHSRGHLAKECRKPKRQDGACYACGLQGHVARKCNQYKKSKGGDNDYNVSQILVAR, encoded by the exons ATGCGGCAGAAGCTACAGAACTGCGTCTGGATCAAAGGTGAGGAGTTCTCCAAGTACTACAACGAGAAGTGGCAGCTGGCGGATAACTTAGCACTGGCAGAAGATGAATTTTTGGAATATGTCATTGACGGCATACACGATGTCAATCTACGCAATCTGGCTAAGTCGCGTTCGTTCAAGACCGGATTGGAGCTTTTGAAGGCATTCCGAAACGTTGAGTTGGGCTACGTTCCTAAGCCCAAGTTACCAGAAGACTGTAGAGCAGGATATTATCAGAAGCCACGAGGTAATGCAGAGTGCTACAATTGCCACAGTCGGGGCCACCTGGCCAAAGAGTGCCGCAAGCCTAAGAGACAAGATGGGGCTTGTTACGCATGTGGCTTGCAAGGACATGTGGCTAGGAAGTGCAACCAATACAAGAAGTCGAAGGGCGGGGACAACGATTAT AATGTCTCACAGATTCTGGTAGCCCGATAA